Proteins from a single region of Sphingomonas morindae:
- the erpA gene encoding iron-sulfur cluster insertion protein ErpA, with translation MATLASDIDLTPAAAARVAAIAARQGKAARLRLSVEGGGCAGFQYVFGLADSVEADDIAVTRDGVTLLVDSTSLDLVRGASVDYVESLGGAAFRVENPQAASGCGCGTSFSI, from the coding sequence ATGGCTACGCTCGCTTCCGACATCGATCTGACCCCGGCCGCCGCCGCCCGGGTCGCCGCCATCGCCGCCCGCCAGGGCAAGGCGGCGCGGCTCCGCCTCTCGGTCGAAGGCGGCGGCTGCGCCGGCTTCCAATATGTCTTCGGCCTCGCCGACAGCGTCGAGGCGGACGATATCGCGGTCACGCGCGACGGCGTGACGCTGCTCGTCGATTCGACCAGCCTCGATCTCGTGCGCGGCGCCTCGGTCGATTATGTCGAAAGCCTGGGTGGCGCCGCCTTCCGCGTCGAAAATCCGCAGGCCGCCTCGGGCTGCGGCTGCGGCACCAGCTTCTCGATCTGA